In Kaistella faecalis, a genomic segment contains:
- a CDS encoding DUF4254 domain-containing protein: MSFSESAWEIFNQSINDYHQNDDVDTPINNSFEKNSLEWLLYAKNWIDTVQWHLEDIIRDENIEPLEALKIKRRIDSSNQQRTDLVEFIDSWFLQKYSDITPDSNAKINSETPAWAVDRLSILALKVYHMSLEAHRTSASEEHRFNCTNKLNVLLEQKKDLSEAIDHLLFDIESGKIKMKVYKQMKMYNDESLNPVLYQNVKNDQT; encoded by the coding sequence ATGAGTTTTTCCGAAAGTGCCTGGGAAATCTTTAATCAGTCGATTAATGATTATCACCAAAACGATGATGTAGATACTCCTATCAACAATTCCTTTGAAAAAAATTCTTTGGAATGGCTTTTGTATGCAAAGAACTGGATCGATACCGTTCAATGGCATTTGGAAGATATTATTCGCGACGAAAATATAGAGCCGCTTGAAGCCTTAAAAATTAAAAGAAGAATAGACTCTTCGAATCAGCAAAGAACTGATTTGGTAGAGTTTATCGACAGTTGGTTTCTTCAGAAATATTCAGATATAACTCCGGATTCCAACGCAAAAATCAACAGCGAAACCCCTGCATGGGCAGTAGATCGCCTGTCGATTCTCGCACTGAAAGTCTACCACATGTCACTTGAAGCTCACAGAACTTCTGCAAGTGAAGAACACAGATTTAACTGTACCAATAAGCTTAATGTATTATTGGAGCAGAAAAAAGATCTGTCTGAAGCAATAGACCATTTGCTTTTTGATATTGAGAGCGGTAAGATTAAGATGAAAGTTTATAAACAGATGAAAATGTATAATGATGAAAGTCTTAATCCGGTCCTGTATCAAAACGTGAAAAATGACCAAACTTAA
- a CDS encoding Sec-independent protein translocase subunit TatA/TatB, translated as MVTLTILALSWQHLLIVAVILLILFGGKKIPEMMRGLGSGIKEFKDAVKEEDKKTPEDPKNNSNPAN; from the coding sequence ATGGTTACACTTACTATATTAGCACTTTCCTGGCAGCATCTACTTATTGTTGCTGTAATTTTACTCATCCTTTTCGGAGGTAAGAAAATTCCTGAAATGATGCGTGGTTTGGGTTCAGGTATCAAAGAATTTAAAGATGCTGTGAAAGAGGAAGACAAAAAAACTCCCGAAGACCCGAAAAACAATTCAAATCCTGCGAACTAA